The following are from one region of the Cyanobium gracile PCC 6307 genome:
- the recQ gene encoding DNA helicase RecQ, protein MTPTPKQVLREVFGYDAFRGPQAAIVEHVCSGGSALVLMPTGGGKSLCYQIPALCRPGTAVVVSPLIALMQDQVGALRQAGVRAAALHSAESAASAAATWRELQAGGLDLLYVSPERLLNGDLIERLADLPLALFAIDEAHCVSQWGHDFRPEYLQLAVLAERFRAVPRIALTATADPRTRSEIVARLGLEQAAVFLASFDRPNIRYLLRDKSDPKRQLLEFLASQRGHAGIVYARSRKRVEEFAALIKAEGHDALPYHAGLAADTRSAALERFRHGSGVIVVATIAFGMGIDKPDVRFVAHVDLPKSLEAYYQETGRAGRDGLPAIAWMVHGAADVPPLRRFIEESDAEPAQKRIEHGRLDSLIGFAETSGCRRRILLDYLGETGSADCGNCDVCLEPNQGVDVTEPARKALSAVYRTGGRFGAAHLVDVLLGGDTARVRSLGHDRLGVYGIGRELDRLQWRSLFRQLTARGYLVAAADGHGGLEFGPDALVRPLLRGESRLEIRLPPPARERRGRASGGAATPAAGAESADPELLAALKAWRLEQARQQRLPPYVVFHDRTLVAIAERRPTSLDELAGLTGIGTAKLASYGEAVLEVVRRLSPQA, encoded by the coding sequence ATGACGCCGACGCCCAAGCAGGTGCTGCGGGAGGTCTTCGGCTACGACGCCTTCCGCGGCCCCCAGGCCGCCATCGTCGAGCACGTCTGCTCCGGGGGGTCGGCCCTGGTGCTGATGCCCACCGGTGGCGGCAAGTCGCTCTGCTATCAGATCCCGGCCCTCTGCCGGCCGGGCACGGCGGTGGTGGTCTCACCCTTGATCGCCCTGATGCAGGACCAGGTGGGGGCCCTGCGGCAGGCGGGCGTGCGGGCGGCCGCACTCCATTCGGCCGAGAGCGCCGCCTCGGCCGCCGCCACCTGGCGGGAGCTGCAGGCCGGCGGGCTGGATCTGCTCTACGTGTCGCCGGAGCGGCTGCTGAACGGTGACCTCATCGAGCGGCTCGCCGACCTGCCCCTGGCCCTGTTCGCCATCGATGAAGCCCACTGCGTCTCCCAGTGGGGCCACGATTTCCGTCCCGAGTACCTGCAGCTGGCAGTGCTCGCGGAGCGCTTCAGGGCCGTTCCCCGCATCGCCCTCACCGCCACCGCCGATCCCCGCACCCGCTCCGAGATCGTGGCGCGCCTGGGCCTGGAGCAGGCAGCGGTGTTTCTGGCCAGCTTCGATCGGCCCAACATCCGTTACCTGCTGCGGGACAAGAGCGACCCGAAGCGCCAGCTGCTGGAGTTCCTCGCCAGCCAGCGGGGCCACGCCGGCATCGTCTACGCCCGCTCCCGCAAGCGGGTGGAGGAGTTCGCAGCCCTGATCAAGGCCGAGGGGCATGACGCCCTGCCGTACCACGCCGGGCTGGCGGCGGACACACGCAGCGCCGCTCTGGAGCGCTTCCGTCACGGCAGCGGCGTGATCGTGGTGGCCACCATCGCCTTCGGCATGGGCATCGACAAGCCCGACGTGCGCTTCGTGGCCCATGTCGACCTGCCCAAGAGCCTGGAGGCCTACTACCAGGAGACGGGCCGGGCGGGCCGCGATGGGTTGCCGGCGATTGCCTGGATGGTGCACGGCGCCGCTGACGTGCCACCGCTGCGTCGCTTCATCGAGGAGTCCGACGCCGAACCGGCCCAGAAACGCATCGAGCACGGCCGGCTCGATTCCTTGATCGGTTTCGCCGAGACCTCCGGCTGCCGCCGCCGGATCCTGCTCGACTATCTGGGCGAAACAGGCAGTGCCGACTGCGGCAACTGCGACGTCTGCCTGGAGCCGAACCAGGGGGTGGACGTGACCGAGCCGGCGCGGAAGGCCCTCTCGGCCGTCTACCGCACCGGCGGCCGCTTCGGCGCCGCCCACCTGGTGGACGTGCTGCTGGGGGGGGACACCGCCCGGGTCCGCAGCCTCGGCCATGACCGGCTGGGGGTGTACGGGATCGGCAGGGAACTGGACCGGCTCCAGTGGCGCAGCCTGTTCCGCCAGCTCACCGCCAGGGGGTACCTGGTGGCGGCCGCCGATGGCCATGGCGGCCTGGAGTTCGGCCCCGATGCGCTGGTGCGGCCGCTGCTGCGGGGCGAGTCCCGCCTCGAGATCCGGCTGCCGCCGCCGGCCCGGGAGCGGCGTGGGCGCGCCTCCGGGGGAGCCGCAACGCCCGCGGCCGGCGCGGAGTCCGCCGATCCGGAACTCCTGGCGGCCCTGAAGGCCTGGCGGCTGGAGCAGGCCCGGCAGCAGCGCCTGCCCCCCTACGTGGTCTTTCATGACCGCACCCTGGTGGCCATCGCCGAACGCCGTCCCACCAGCCTCGACGAGCTCGCCGGCCTCACCGGCATCGGCACCGCCAAGCTCGCCAGCTACGGGGAGGCGGTGCTGGAGGTGGTCCGGCGCCTCTCGCCCCAGGCCTAG